A single window of Streptomyces globosus DNA harbors:
- a CDS encoding TetR/AcrR family transcriptional regulator, with protein MSPRGVAIPDLRARLFDAAERVLARDGAAALTSRAVTAEAGCAKGVLHTHFAGLDEFVAELVLDRFARTAELAAALPAKAGGGTPAGNLADVASAVLALDPGVVGLAVTRPAAALRVREAWAAGAPGFNAIQASVEAYLNAERTLGRVPAGLDTASAALALVGTLHHLLMTGHPTAPPPQTRVKPLIHTLLGTT; from the coding sequence ATGTCACCACGCGGGGTCGCCATCCCCGATCTGCGCGCCCGGCTCTTCGACGCGGCCGAACGAGTCCTGGCCCGCGACGGAGCCGCCGCCCTGACGAGCCGGGCGGTCACCGCCGAGGCCGGCTGCGCGAAGGGCGTGCTGCACACGCACTTCGCCGGGCTGGACGAGTTCGTGGCCGAGCTGGTGCTGGACCGCTTCGCCCGCACCGCCGAACTGGCCGCCGCCCTGCCCGCGAAGGCGGGCGGCGGCACACCCGCCGGCAACCTGGCCGACGTGGCCTCGGCGGTACTGGCCCTCGACCCCGGAGTCGTCGGCTTGGCGGTGACCCGCCCGGCGGCGGCCCTCCGGGTCCGCGAGGCATGGGCGGCAGGCGCACCCGGCTTCAACGCGATCCAGGCGTCGGTGGAGGCCTACCTGAACGCCGAACGCACCCTGGGCCGCGTCCCCGCCGGCCTGGACACGGCCTCCGCGGCCCTGGCCCTGGTGGGCACCCTGCACCACCTCCTGATGACCGGCCATCCCACCGCCCCGCCCCCGCAGACCCGGGTGAAACCCCTGATCCACACCCTCCTGGGCACCACCTGA
- a CDS encoding helix-turn-helix domain-containing protein gives MSAQGDGVSDSVGEVAEFAALLRELKGRTDRSYAQLARRLGMNTSTLHRYCAGEAVPLDFAPLERFAALCGATSEQRLDLHRRWMSAVAARRRPRTAGGPGEVPQAGGAPVAESGPVPALPPAPTPAPPPARLPAPRRPWYRRRSLAVGLAAVLAVFGAVGALSALPDGRRAAASGAAAPVAAPTAAGSAAGSAAAGSAEAGGREQPDASPGPGGAAASEPPAGSAVPEPGAPRPSGAASAPPRGGQSDGLPFAWSVNAHGWQFGCGHSYVVAKPPGQVPPPPVPQDGAAWAAAQGAVHGGETYVRLSVQGRSDTAVVLEALRVRVVGRTAPVRGSAYAMDQGCGGAVTPRYFAVDLDKDRPLARAVAGNDAGTPIPAVSMPYRVSAKDPEVLLVTAGTKGCDCLWYLELDWSSQGRQGTVRIDEGGRPFRTSAVAGLPRYAYDTVGRRWEPSR, from the coding sequence GTGTCGGCACAGGGCGACGGCGTCAGCGACAGCGTCGGCGAGGTGGCGGAGTTTGCGGCGCTGCTGCGGGAGCTGAAGGGGCGTACGGACCGCAGCTATGCCCAGCTGGCCCGCCGCCTGGGCATGAACACCTCGACGTTGCACCGGTACTGCGCGGGCGAGGCGGTGCCGCTCGACTTCGCCCCGCTGGAACGCTTCGCGGCGCTGTGCGGGGCGACGTCGGAGCAGCGTCTGGATCTCCACCGGCGGTGGATGTCGGCCGTGGCAGCCCGTCGGCGGCCTCGTACGGCAGGCGGGCCGGGTGAGGTGCCGCAGGCCGGGGGTGCTCCGGTTGCCGAGAGCGGGCCTGTGCCCGCGCTCCCGCCCGCGCCCACGCCCGCGCCCCCGCCTGCGCGCCTGCCTGCGCCCCGGCGCCCCTGGTACCGGCGGCGGAGCCTGGCGGTCGGGCTGGCCGCCGTCCTGGCCGTCTTCGGGGCGGTCGGGGCACTGTCCGCGCTGCCGGACGGGCGGCGGGCGGCCGCCTCGGGCGCGGCTGCCCCGGTCGCTGCTCCGACCGCGGCCGGGAGTGCGGCCGGGAGTGCGGCCGCCGGGAGTGCGGAAGCCGGAGGGCGGGAGCAGCCGGACGCCTCACCCGGTCCGGGCGGAGCCGCGGCCTCCGAGCCGCCCGCGGGCTCCGCCGTGCCGGAGCCGGGCGCCCCGCGCCCGTCCGGCGCCGCATCCGCCCCGCCTCGCGGCGGGCAGTCCGACGGGCTGCCGTTCGCCTGGTCCGTCAACGCGCACGGGTGGCAGTTCGGTTGCGGTCACAGCTACGTCGTCGCCAAGCCGCCGGGGCAGGTGCCCCCGCCGCCCGTCCCACAGGACGGGGCGGCCTGGGCTGCGGCGCAGGGTGCGGTGCACGGTGGGGAGACGTACGTGCGGTTGTCGGTGCAGGGCCGCAGCGACACCGCCGTCGTGCTGGAGGCGCTGCGGGTGCGGGTGGTCGGCCGTACGGCGCCGGTCCGGGGCAGCGCCTACGCCATGGACCAGGGCTGCGGCGGGGCGGTCACTCCGCGCTACTTCGCCGTGGACCTGGACAAGGACCGGCCGCTCGCCCGCGCGGTCGCCGGGAACGACGCCGGCACGCCGATCCCTGCCGTGAGCATGCCGTACCGCGTCTCGGCGAAGGACCCCGAGGTGCTGCTGGTGACGGCCGGGACGAAGGGGTGCGACTGCCTCTGGTACCTGGAGTTGGACTGGTCCTCCCAGGGCCGTCAGGGCACCGTGCGGATCGACGAGGGCGGGCGCCCGTTCCGCACCAGTGCCGTCGCGGGTCTGCCCCGGTACGCGTACGACACGGTGGGGCGCCGCTGGGAGCCCTCCCGCTGA
- a CDS encoding ABC transporter permease, producing MNSPAIRHMKTLFRIEWTLFNRVKANYVFVVFVPLMILFSMRYVQEQMDLASHGLNPGPLMVSTAAGVLLIFSLYSSVTGLYVARREELVLKRLRTGEASDAVILAGGASMYVAVAVVQIAVVAVALSVMFGALPRQPLAAAAGLVTGIVLMMAMAAATAALCRTAESVMVATLPAIFVLPMVSGIYIPREVLPEQLGDVLMWAPLSPTVDLFRSGWTGELGLGESVVRVVTAAVWTALFAWVAARRFRWEPRT from the coding sequence ATGAACAGCCCTGCCATCCGGCACATGAAGACCCTGTTCCGCATCGAGTGGACGCTGTTCAACAGGGTCAAGGCGAACTACGTCTTCGTCGTGTTCGTCCCCCTGATGATCCTGTTCTCGATGCGGTACGTGCAGGAGCAGATGGACCTGGCGAGCCACGGCCTCAACCCGGGACCGCTCATGGTGTCCACGGCCGCCGGCGTCCTGCTGATCTTCTCGCTCTACTCGTCGGTGACCGGACTGTACGTGGCGCGCCGGGAGGAGCTCGTACTGAAGCGGCTCCGCACGGGCGAGGCCTCGGACGCGGTGATCCTCGCCGGCGGCGCCTCCATGTACGTCGCCGTCGCCGTGGTGCAGATCGCCGTGGTGGCCGTGGCGCTGTCCGTCATGTTCGGTGCGCTCCCGCGGCAGCCGCTGGCCGCGGCCGCGGGGCTGGTCACGGGGATCGTGCTGATGATGGCGATGGCCGCGGCGACGGCCGCGCTGTGCCGGACCGCCGAGTCCGTCATGGTCGCGACGCTGCCCGCGATCTTCGTGCTGCCGATGGTCTCCGGGATCTACATCCCGCGCGAGGTGCTGCCGGAGCAGCTGGGCGACGTGCTGATGTGGGCGCCGCTGTCCCCGACGGTCGACCTGTTCCGGTCGGGCTGGACCGGTGAGCTGGGCCTCGGCGAGTCGGTCGTCCGCGTCGTGACCGCGGCCGTCTGGACGGCGCTGTTCGCGTGGGTCGCGGCCCGCCGGTTCCGCTGGGAACCGCGTACGTGA
- a CDS encoding ABC transporter ATP-binding protein — translation MNISKIVRGHRLLLAAGVVLGLAGTAATLLQPLLIGRLIEAVATDAPTTWPIVSIAALFLADAALAAAHFYLIGRAGENIVLDMRTTLTGRLLHSRIPAFDRLEHGDVFTRTVADTSLARVALSSSAAQIVTSGFTALGCVAVMAWIDWKMLLATVGCLGAASAIALTVARAVRKAAVANREDTSAYGSGLLRVLGALTTVKASRAERREAEHLGGLAEAARTSGIRVTRLSALLMPAMNVGTQVSLAVVITWGMARTATGSLPPQDLTAFIMYLFYLVAPLVTFFMSLGELQQGRAAIDRVRELAAIEQEPGGTAAPRTALTGRPAVEFEDVSFTYEGGAAPATDGVSFSLPATGVTAVVGPSGAGKTTLFQLIERFHTPDSGTIRLSGTSTAAMPLDFLRSRIGLVEQDAPLLRGTVRENLTYACPDAGEDDIARAVAAAHLTDVIDALPDGLDTRLGEGGSGLSGGQRQRLAIARALLTRPDVLLLDEATSHLDSDSERALRDAITEISTRCQVLAIAHRLSTTIGADRILVIEDGRLRASGTHAELMEQDSTYRRLAEGQLAPVGAAA, via the coding sequence GTGAACATATCCAAGATCGTCCGAGGGCACCGGCTGCTCCTGGCCGCCGGCGTCGTCCTCGGCCTGGCGGGCACCGCGGCCACCCTCCTGCAGCCGCTGCTCATCGGCCGGCTCATCGAAGCCGTCGCCACGGACGCGCCCACGACCTGGCCGATCGTCAGCATCGCGGCCCTCTTCCTCGCCGACGCGGCCCTGGCCGCCGCGCACTTCTACCTGATCGGCCGCGCCGGCGAGAACATCGTCCTCGACATGCGGACGACGCTCACCGGCCGGCTGCTCCACTCCCGTATCCCGGCGTTCGACCGCCTGGAACACGGCGACGTGTTCACCCGCACCGTCGCGGACACCTCGCTCGCCCGCGTCGCCCTCTCCTCCTCCGCCGCCCAGATCGTCACCTCCGGGTTCACCGCCCTCGGCTGCGTCGCCGTCATGGCCTGGATCGACTGGAAGATGCTCCTGGCCACGGTGGGCTGCCTCGGCGCCGCCAGCGCGATCGCCCTCACCGTCGCCCGCGCCGTCCGCAAGGCCGCCGTCGCCAACCGAGAGGACACCAGCGCCTACGGCTCCGGGCTCCTGCGCGTCCTCGGCGCCCTGACCACCGTCAAGGCGTCGCGGGCCGAGCGGCGCGAAGCCGAGCACCTGGGCGGCCTCGCCGAAGCCGCCCGCACCAGCGGCATCCGCGTCACCCGCCTGTCGGCGCTGCTGATGCCCGCCATGAACGTCGGCACCCAGGTCTCCCTCGCCGTCGTCATCACCTGGGGCATGGCGCGCACCGCCACGGGCAGCCTCCCGCCCCAGGACCTGACCGCGTTCATCATGTACCTCTTCTACCTGGTTGCCCCCCTCGTGACGTTCTTCATGTCGCTCGGGGAGCTCCAGCAGGGCCGGGCCGCCATCGACCGGGTACGGGAACTGGCCGCCATCGAACAGGAGCCGGGCGGCACGGCAGCGCCCCGCACCGCCCTCACCGGCCGGCCCGCGGTCGAGTTCGAGGACGTCTCCTTCACCTACGAAGGCGGCGCCGCCCCCGCGACGGACGGCGTCTCCTTCTCCCTCCCCGCCACCGGCGTCACCGCCGTCGTCGGGCCCTCCGGCGCCGGCAAGACCACCCTCTTCCAGCTCATCGAACGCTTCCACACCCCCGACAGCGGCACCATCCGCCTCTCCGGCACCTCCACCGCGGCCATGCCCCTGGACTTCCTGCGCTCCCGTATCGGACTCGTCGAACAGGACGCCCCCCTGCTCCGCGGCACGGTCCGCGAGAACCTCACCTACGCCTGCCCGGACGCCGGCGAGGACGACATCGCCCGGGCCGTGGCCGCAGCCCACCTGACGGACGTCATCGACGCCCTGCCCGACGGCCTCGACACCCGGCTCGGCGAAGGCGGCAGCGGCCTCTCCGGCGGCCAGCGCCAGCGCCTGGCCATCGCCCGCGCCCTGCTCACCCGCCCCGACGTCCTCCTGCTCGACGAAGCCACCTCCCACCTCGACTCCGACTCCGAGCGGGCCCTGCGCGACGCCATCACCGAGATCAGCACCCGCTGCCAGGTCCTCGCCATCGCGCACCGCCTGTCCACGACCATCGGCGCCGACCGCATCCTCGTCATCGAGGACGGACGCCTGCGGGCCAGCGGCACCCACGCCGAGCTGATGGAGCAGGACTCCACCTACCGGCGCCTCGCCGAGGGCCAGCTCGCCCCCGTGGGAGCCGCCGCATGA
- a CDS encoding helix-turn-helix transcriptional regulator, translating to MSEQVHNRLAVVRAERKVSRQALADTVGVHYQTIGYIERGQYNPSLDLALKIAGFFGLPVEALFSLEPFRPLTDEVYGRKQ from the coding sequence ATGAGCGAGCAGGTGCACAACAGGCTGGCGGTGGTGAGGGCCGAGCGCAAGGTGTCGCGGCAGGCCCTCGCCGACACGGTGGGAGTCCACTACCAGACCATCGGCTACATCGAGCGGGGGCAGTACAACCCCAGCCTCGACCTGGCGCTGAAGATCGCCGGGTTCTTCGGACTGCCGGTGGAGGCGCTGTTCTCCCTCGAGCCGTTCCGGCCGCTCACCGACGAGGTCTACGGGAGGAAGCAGTGA
- a CDS encoding alpha/beta fold hydrolase — MKPLTFPRLTGAGLAACLAAGIAHQGYAELATRTRRHAGFERRRVRCDTGNIITYHVRRGTPGGPTLVCEAGLMNTATSWLLLADFLDPSISVLVYDRAGYGSSLRRCPEDYSLNESVGDLLQVIADGAGTDGACVLAGHSLGGYIAHRAAAAAPDRVDGVVLVDPNHPRELIHSRKQREGARAANLTMKLGPWSATLGAGLLMDKKGMFAFAAGSPHHRALRLEGSAPSTWRAALREWNYSYAFMLDGGRPLDRLHIPVWVVAAESTVRDIPEHHDLYEEYVASGDGGSIITIPGSTHVSVTGGTEHTPHTAKAIEQAVADAAARRGDDGPDRREAA, encoded by the coding sequence GTGAAGCCCCTGACCTTCCCCCGCCTCACCGGCGCCGGCCTGGCGGCATGCCTCGCCGCCGGCATCGCCCACCAGGGCTACGCCGAGCTGGCGACCCGCACCCGCCGCCACGCCGGCTTCGAACGCCGCCGCGTCCGGTGCGACACCGGCAACATCATCACGTACCACGTACGCCGCGGAACCCCGGGCGGCCCCACCCTCGTGTGCGAGGCCGGGCTGATGAACACCGCCACCTCCTGGCTGCTCCTCGCCGACTTCCTCGACCCGTCGATCTCCGTGCTCGTCTACGACCGGGCCGGCTACGGCAGCTCGCTGCGGCGCTGCCCCGAGGACTACTCGCTGAACGAGTCCGTCGGCGACCTCCTCCAGGTCATCGCCGACGGAGCCGGCACCGACGGCGCCTGCGTCCTGGCCGGGCACTCGCTCGGCGGCTACATCGCCCACCGGGCGGCCGCCGCGGCCCCCGACCGCGTGGACGGCGTCGTCCTCGTCGACCCCAACCACCCGCGCGAGCTCATCCACTCCCGCAAGCAGCGCGAGGGCGCCCGCGCCGCCAACCTGACGATGAAGCTGGGCCCCTGGTCCGCGACCCTCGGCGCCGGACTGCTCATGGACAAGAAGGGCATGTTCGCCTTCGCGGCCGGCAGCCCCCACCACCGGGCCCTGCGCCTGGAGGGGTCCGCCCCCTCCACCTGGCGCGCCGCCCTGCGGGAGTGGAACTACTCGTACGCCTTCATGCTCGACGGCGGCCGCCCGCTCGACCGCCTGCATATACCGGTGTGGGTGGTCGCCGCCGAATCGACGGTACGGGACATCCCCGAACACCACGACCTCTACGAGGAGTACGTCGCGTCCGGCGACGGAGGCAGCATCATCACCATCCCCGGATCCACCCACGTCTCCGTGACGGGCGGAACGGAACACACCCCGCACACCGCCAAGGCGATCGAGCAGGCGGTCGCAGACGCCGCCGCCCGCCGCGGCGACGACGGCCCGGACCGGAGGGAAGCGGCATGA
- a CDS encoding class I SAM-dependent methyltransferase, translating to MTRDVQYGTAVASVYDTLIAPAMPTGEAVDRLRPHVAGGRVLEVGVGTGRIAAPVASIAAHVTGIDNSEPMLEQFRAKGLPGNVELVRADFRRPLPVTGTFTAAYSTMGSLACVSSRSELTRALTHVRQALEPGAALCLEYYSTATYRPLVDLHTLTVPTPDRPGTTTFTVTLDDAGILTMDTRVDEDGKAPVAFGEQVLLIERDEVQACLARAGFTVEDVVPAGEHEPYDWYTARADG from the coding sequence GTGACCCGGGACGTGCAGTACGGCACCGCCGTGGCATCCGTGTACGACACGCTGATCGCCCCCGCCATGCCCACCGGGGAGGCCGTGGACCGGCTCCGGCCCCACGTCGCCGGCGGCCGCGTCCTCGAGGTCGGCGTGGGCACCGGCCGCATCGCCGCCCCCGTCGCGTCGATCGCCGCCCACGTCACCGGCATCGACAACTCCGAGCCGATGCTGGAGCAGTTCCGCGCCAAGGGCCTCCCCGGCAACGTCGAACTGGTCCGGGCCGACTTCCGCCGCCCCCTCCCCGTCACCGGCACCTTCACCGCCGCGTACTCCACCATGGGATCCCTGGCGTGCGTGTCCTCCCGCAGCGAACTGACCCGCGCCCTGACCCACGTACGGCAGGCCCTGGAGCCGGGCGCCGCCCTGTGCCTGGAGTACTACTCCACCGCCACCTACCGGCCCCTCGTCGACCTGCACACCCTGACCGTGCCGACCCCCGACCGCCCCGGCACCACCACCTTCACCGTCACCCTCGACGACGCCGGCATCCTCACCATGGACACCCGCGTCGACGAGGACGGCAAGGCTCCCGTGGCCTTCGGCGAGCAGGTCCTCCTCATCGAACGGGACGAGGTCCAGGCCTGCCTGGCCCGCGCCGGCTTCACCGTCGAGGACGTCGTCCCGGCCGGCGAACACGAGCCCTACGACTGGTACACCGCCCGCGCCGACGGGTGA
- a CDS encoding ABC transporter ATP-binding protein has translation MAASESSHIHAHDVWRRYGRGKSAFMAVRGVSFTVRPGSLFALLGTNGAGKTSTVEMLEGLAAPHRGRIRLFGDLDPVADRARIRPRTGVMLQEGGFTAHLTARESIGMWAGLTSRPRPVAQALELAGLSHRADVLVKNLSGGEKRRLDLAIATLGSPEVLFLDEPTAGMDAEGRHATWRLVKELREQGSTILLTTHYLEEAESLADELAIMHRGRIAASGTVSEIVSGHPATLSFRLSGQWSAQDLPVGGTVEEQGGRITVTTGQLQKDAARILAWAEDHGVELDRFTARPASLEEAFISIARVTDDHDDHADAIDAGDGNDDAAADDAAEPQEKA, from the coding sequence ATGGCAGCATCGGAATCCAGCCACATCCATGCCCATGACGTTTGGCGTCGCTACGGACGCGGCAAAAGCGCTTTCATGGCCGTGCGCGGTGTCAGCTTCACCGTGAGACCCGGCTCCTTGTTCGCCCTGCTGGGAACCAACGGCGCCGGCAAGACCTCCACCGTCGAGATGCTGGAGGGCCTCGCCGCCCCGCACCGCGGCCGCATACGCCTGTTCGGGGATCTCGACCCGGTCGCCGACCGGGCGCGCATCCGTCCCCGCACCGGTGTGATGCTCCAGGAGGGCGGCTTCACCGCGCACCTGACGGCGCGGGAGAGCATCGGGATGTGGGCCGGCCTGACCTCGCGGCCGCGCCCGGTCGCGCAGGCGTTGGAACTCGCCGGGTTGTCGCATCGGGCGGACGTGCTCGTCAAGAACCTGTCGGGCGGGGAGAAGCGGCGGCTGGACCTGGCCATCGCCACCCTCGGCAGCCCGGAGGTGCTGTTCCTCGACGAACCGACCGCAGGCATGGACGCCGAGGGCCGGCATGCGACCTGGCGGCTGGTCAAGGAGCTGCGGGAGCAGGGTTCGACGATCCTGCTGACCACGCACTACCTGGAGGAGGCGGAGTCGCTGGCCGACGAGCTGGCGATCATGCACCGGGGGCGCATCGCGGCGTCCGGAACGGTCTCGGAGATCGTTTCCGGCCATCCCGCGACGCTGTCGTTCCGTCTGTCGGGACAGTGGAGCGCGCAGGACCTGCCGGTCGGCGGGACGGTCGAGGAGCAGGGCGGCCGCATCACCGTCACGACAGGGCAGCTGCAGAAGGACGCCGCCCGGATCCTGGCCTGGGCCGAGGACCACGGCGTGGAGCTGGACCGGTTCACGGCACGGCCGGCCTCCTTGGAGGAGGCGTTCATCTCCATCGCCCGCGTGACCGACGACCACGACGACCACGCCGACGCCATCGACGCCGGCGACGGCAACGACGACGCAGCAGCGGACGACGCAGCAGAACCGCAGGAGAAGGCATGA
- a CDS encoding RNA polymerase sigma factor: MLRDVIPLLRRQASRLLGEDADDAVQTACLKLLKASDAWLAHANPTAYAMRAVTTAAYDLRRRQSQDMPVDEVPDRPQAGDALALREARWEVARLLAEVPRKQAAAIFLVDVQDYTIDDAAAVLGVHRGTVSRARQHGLQAMRKKALCRGVRRVS; the protein is encoded by the coding sequence TTGCTGCGTGACGTAATACCGCTGCTCCGGCGGCAGGCGTCGCGACTGCTCGGCGAGGATGCCGACGACGCCGTCCAGACCGCCTGCCTGAAGCTGCTGAAGGCTTCGGACGCCTGGCTCGCACACGCCAACCCGACCGCGTACGCGATGCGGGCGGTCACCACGGCGGCGTACGACCTGAGGAGACGCCAGTCCCAGGACATGCCCGTCGACGAAGTGCCCGACCGGCCGCAGGCCGGGGACGCCCTGGCCCTGCGCGAGGCGCGGTGGGAGGTCGCGCGCCTGCTGGCCGAGGTGCCGCGCAAGCAGGCGGCCGCCATCTTCCTCGTCGACGTGCAGGACTACACGATCGACGATGCCGCGGCCGTGCTCGGTGTCCACCGGGGCACCGTCTCCCGCGCCAGGCAGCACGGGCTCCAGGCCATGCGGAAGAAGGCCCTCTGCCGGGGAGTCCGCCGGGTCTCCTGA
- a CDS encoding phytoene desaturase family protein has translation MTDAAIVGTGPNGLAAAVTLARAGLKVALFEKADTLGGGLRSVPLFDSRVVHDICSAVHPMAAASAFFRRFDLQARGVRLLQPDIPYAHPLPDGGAAAAWRSVTRTAAHLGADADRWTRLMGPLVARSRSVVDLVLSDQRTLPRDPAAAVRFATRVLAHTTGLGAFRTEEAKALLTGVAAHAVGRLPSPASAAVAMLLGHTAHSSGWPLPEGGSARIADALAADITAHGGAFHTGWHVRDLSELGDVPLVLLDVSPKEFLALAGSRLPGRYRNALARFRYGPGAAKADFLVDGPIPWTNPLVGRAGTVHLGGTHADIVRQENATAAGRRIPDPFVLVVDPAVTDPGRASGARRPVWAYAHVPHGDTRDPVDLIRTRIEAYAPGFTDTVIASRGMSAASYEMYNPNYVGGDIAAGAMTLRQSLARPTPRLDPYTTPLPGVYLCSASTPPGPSVHGMCGHLAALSALRRHHGVSTPPSLGPKEKALL, from the coding sequence ATGACCGACGCAGCGATCGTCGGCACGGGCCCGAACGGCCTGGCCGCCGCCGTCACCCTCGCCCGCGCCGGCCTGAAGGTGGCCCTGTTCGAGAAGGCCGACACCCTCGGCGGCGGCCTGCGCAGCGTGCCCCTGTTCGACAGCCGCGTCGTGCACGACATCTGCTCCGCCGTGCACCCGATGGCCGCCGCCTCCGCCTTCTTCCGCCGGTTCGACCTCCAGGCCCGCGGCGTCCGCCTGCTCCAGCCCGACATCCCCTACGCCCACCCCCTGCCGGACGGGGGCGCGGCCGCCGCCTGGCGCAGCGTCACCCGCACCGCCGCCCACCTGGGCGCGGACGCAGACCGCTGGACCCGCCTCATGGGACCCCTGGTCGCCCGCTCCCGGTCGGTCGTCGACCTGGTCCTCTCCGACCAGCGCACCCTGCCCCGCGACCCGGCGGCCGCCGTGCGGTTCGCGACGCGCGTCCTGGCGCACACGACGGGCCTCGGCGCCTTCCGCACCGAGGAGGCCAAGGCACTCCTCACCGGCGTGGCCGCCCACGCCGTGGGCCGCCTGCCCTCCCCGGCATCGGCGGCGGTCGCCATGCTCCTCGGCCACACCGCGCACAGCAGCGGCTGGCCGCTGCCCGAAGGCGGCAGCGCCCGTATCGCCGACGCCCTGGCGGCCGACATCACCGCGCACGGCGGCGCCTTCCACACCGGATGGCACGTCCGCGACCTGTCGGAACTCGGCGACGTCCCGCTGGTCCTGCTCGACGTGAGCCCCAAGGAGTTCCTCGCCCTCGCCGGCTCCCGCCTGCCCGGCCGCTACCGGAACGCCCTCGCCCGGTTCCGCTACGGGCCCGGCGCGGCCAAGGCCGACTTCCTGGTCGACGGCCCCATCCCCTGGACGAATCCGCTCGTGGGCCGGGCCGGCACCGTACACCTGGGCGGCACGCACGCCGACATCGTCCGGCAGGAGAACGCGACCGCGGCCGGCCGGCGCATCCCCGACCCGTTCGTCCTCGTCGTCGACCCCGCGGTCACCGACCCCGGCCGCGCCTCCGGAGCCAGGCGGCCCGTCTGGGCGTACGCGCACGTCCCGCACGGAGACACCCGCGACCCCGTCGACCTGATCCGCACCCGCATCGAGGCGTACGCGCCCGGCTTCACCGACACCGTCATCGCCTCCCGGGGCATGTCGGCCGCCTCGTACGAGATGTACAACCCCAACTACGTCGGCGGCGACATCGCCGCAGGGGCGATGACCCTGCGCCAGTCCCTCGCCCGGCCGACGCCCCGCCTCGACCCCTACACCACCCCGCTCCCCGGGGTGTACCTCTGCTCGGCCTCCACCCCGCCGGGCCCCTCCGTCCACGGCATGTGCGGCCACCTTGCCGCCCTGTCCGCGCTCCGCCGCCACCACGGCGTCTCCACCCCGCCCTCCCTGGGCCCGAAAGAAAAGGCACTGCTCTGA